The Accipiter gentilis chromosome 4, bAccGen1.1, whole genome shotgun sequence region AGTGTAAATTGCAGCTTGAGTTCAGCCAGAGAGTCCTGTGGGAGACAGTTTACAAAGAGCAAAGATCAGCCTTCATGTGCAGTTCACCtctgctctctcctttctctACCCTGCAAGCAGCATCCCCCAGTTTGAGACCAGTCATGCTACAACACTGCAGCCAGGATCTGGCTTTGACACTGTCCACACCAGAATGCTTTATGCTCAGCCAGgaccacaggcagcagcaggacaACAGACCAAGGAGCTATAGGGAAGGTAGAGGGTGACACATTTATCACCACAACTGCTTACTACAATAAGCAGTACTGAAAAAAGAGTTATGCTCCCTTTATCCATGCTGTAAGCCCATCCCTAGCCTCCACAACCTTTACCAAGTAAGGCTAACATCAGATAGAGAGTATTGGCAAAGGATGAAATCTAGACATTTTTTCAAATCAAGTTACACACTTTCACAGTAGCCTCAGCTGAGGCCAACATACACACCTGCATGATTTAAGTCACCTAGCTCTGGGTTTTGAGGATTAAGAATTTGAAGTTTGCAGAGGCGTCATATTTGCCCAAGTGAAAAAGTGCTATCACACTTTATATGTCAGCGATAGTTCTGCCTGAAAAGTTCCCTGCCTCCTTAAGGTTTTAACCAGTTTAGTGGGAGGAGCATAGACAAGAGCAATCTCAGGACACACTTATTGCAAACACAAGATCCCAAACAGAGTGTCATCAGCTAGacctgtgtgcatgtgtatcAGATCCAAAGTCGGCACACTTCACACCAGAGGAAAAACCCTACCTCCAAGCAGAAACAAAGTAACACTAATTCAATTTATCCTAATCTATATAAAGCAAACAAGAGCATTTATTACAAAACAAGATGACTTGTTTGAGCAGTAAGGCAAGCTAATCTGTCTTTCAGTTGCTGGCAATCATGCTGTGCTTTCTGACCTTTGCCTGCAGAAAGCCAAACTTGTTTCCTACTTCTGAAATGTTCTTGCTGTCAATAACTATGCAATTTGCAACACAGATCTAGCTCCCTGCCCAAGGGCCAGGAGGAAATGGGTTGATGCGGAATTGACCTCTCATGATGGCGATGACAGAAGACATTATAAAACCAAAATTCCCAGAAAAGGCTCGATTACCAACAAACTCCATCAGCTCCTCTCACAGCAAGAAGGGAAAGCAGTTCTCCTTTTCTAGTTTTAAGCTTGTTCTTTGGTGAATGCCTTACCTCCTCTGTGTGAAGCAAAGGTGTGTTCCTCATTACGAGGAGGAAAGGGTGCAAGATACCTGCAGTGTATGTTTCCATCAGCACTGTGTTACTAACACAGGCATACACCGACATACAGAGATGACTGACATACACTTTCCCTACTTTTTGCGTACATCATTTACACTATGCAACACCAGAGCAGTTAACCTTGAGCAAGAGGAAAAGCATATTGGTGGCAGAATACTGACAGAAAAACTGTTCCGGATGACTGGATGAATCCTCTTGCTTCCCTTAATCTGCGAAAGGAGGCTTTCCTGTCTGTGCTACTGCTACCATAAATGCCACATtccagcatgattttttttttttttttttttttttgcatcatcaCATAAATTTATAACTTCAGGGTAGGAAGTCTTCATTGTATGCCAAAAGAAAGCACATGTAAGCCTAGTTAGCTTGCAGAACAGCAAATTTACTGTTAGGAAACACACACCAGGCAGGCCTTCTACAACCTAAGAAAAGGCATGGAGTGACCTTGACCACCACACTTACTAGCAGACTCAAGTTTCAGCAAAGAAATCAGAGATGCTTCAATTCTCCATCACTGATTTTCTCTCTATTGAGAACAAAAAGTCATCTGATTTTCAGCTGGGGCAGATCTCACACATCCAAGGAAAAGAGATCCCTTCAGTCTGCATTCACTTAGACCGAGGTTTGCAAAGTGTCATCCTTCTTCATGAAGGGTCATTTGGTTGAAAGTGCATATCAGtgtggatagaaaaaaaaaattattaattttgatgGAACTGGAATATTTCTGGTTCTTAGTCTTCATCTTACCATCAAAACAGAAGACAAGTCTGATCCTACCACATGCACACTCAGGCACAAATGCTACAATGCCAAATGCCAGTCAGTtgtctacacacacacactggttcCCACAGACACTCTCTCCCCACATCTCACGGCGCAAAAGCAAGCGCACGGGTTCCGAATACACCCTGGCATCTaagcaatgcaaagaaaaacaaacacggAAAACTTTAGATTGACTGAACCATGTATATTTTTACTATGGGGAAAGGACTAAGAACACTGCCCGAGTTTTGGTATGCAAATGCAAAAGCCAAGCACGGCCACTCCTACTGCCACACACTCCATAATCCAAGAGCATtcacaagtaattaaaaaaaacataataaataaaatccatGCCTATTCACTGAGACCTGACAATTTTTGATTCCCCTCTCGGAACACCTATCGCCTAAAGGGGAAAAGCCGCAGCAATCTTCCTGCACACAAATAAATCCAGCTTCACGcaccactcccccccatccccctgccaCATGAATTCATTACTTGCTTgtgcttcagctttttctttgtttaattttgatTTCCCACACTTTCCCAAGTAACCAGAGAGGTGCAGCTGTTCCAGcctctctgaaaaaaattcaagcaggaaggcagccctcctgcctgcactcCCCAGCAAAACTTGCACCTGGCAATGTCAAGGTCGTGGTTGTTTTTCTCTGACCATCATATTTCCAAATTGTTTCAGCAAACGAGGGAGAGGTTTGCACCAGGCAAGACCCCATCCACGCACCCCAAATGACAAGCCACCCCTGACTCCAACGTGTCAGGCGGTGGTCACCCCCCAGGAACACCCCCCGGGAACACGGGTGGCACCggaccctccccacccccgcaGAGTTTCTGACCCCACCACCTTTAATCTCCTCTGAGCAAACCCTGGCCACGCACGGCTGAGCCCAGTCTGCTACGAAAGTCAAACCTCCCACAGCACAGGAACAccaaaaaattaaattctgggCCTAGCGCTAGCAGGACAGTCATCCTTGTcccctgtccctgtgtccccgtcccccccccccctttttttttttccttcttttttttgcatgcattttcaTCCAACTACCCCAAGTGTCATTTAATGCCAACACCTCTTCCTCCCGGGCCCGGGATTCCCCTGACTCCACGAAGCAACTCAGTAAAAGTTTCACAGGGCCGTACGGAACGGGGAAGTTCGCTGGCGAGTAGGACCTAACACACCCAAAATAATCCCAAACTCCGACCCACAACCCCAGGGAGGGCAAGGGACACCCCAGACGAGCGCTGGCACCCACAAGTGGGTTAAACGCCTCCTCCAGCGCTGGACGGGTGGCAAGGTGTGACAGCACAGCTGGAAAACCAGGATGAGCCGGAGCCCGTCCCCTGCACGGTGGGGTCAGGGGGCAGCGTGACCCAGACTCAGCGaatacacatatatctatacatatatgtatCTCTATCTCTGTACAGAAGAAGATAATGGGACCCGCCGCGCTAGGGAAGCCCGCTCCGCGCAGAGGCTGAGGACTGGCAGCAACTCACCACTCAGGTAGTTGGTCCACTTGTACAGCACACCCTCCATGGCGGCCGGCCCCCGCCCCCATGCAGCGCGGCCGCCTCCCGGCGGAGTcacgccgcccgccgccgccgccgccgccccccgcgccccgccgcgccgccggcaccCAGGGCCATAGcggggcgccgcccgcccggcccggccctgcccggcccggcccccacCGCCGAGCCTGCCCACCGCCGCCACGCTCCTAACGCAGGCCGCGCCGCTGCCGGGCACCCGAAGCACGGCCCCGCAGCGCTACGGAAGCGCAAGCGGTTCTAGGAATCGCAACCCACGTGATCGGCAGGAGACAGGAGGGGGGGATCAGGCGCAGAGCGCCCAAAGCAGGTGGCCTTCCGCAGCCAATCGAAATGCGCCTTCCGTGAGAGCGCCGCCCAATCGGCGGCCGGCAGGAGCCGGCTCTATTGTGTGAGCGCTCCGCGGGGCTCCCCCTCTTGCTAACGTTCGCTTCCCGGAGCGCAGAGGCCCGCCCACCCCCACGCTCAGCGCCCCTCCCACGGAGCTCTGCTGCCTATTGGGCATGCTGAAGGACGGACATGGGCGTGTCCCAATGGGCGGCTGCTTCTTCTGGGCTCGCTCTGAGGCGAGCCAATCAGAGGTCGCGCCCCCTGGCCCGGACCGTCGGAGTCCGGGGTCTGCCAGCTGTGAGGGCGGTTGCCACGTCTGCTGGGCGGGCGAGCGGGGCCGCGCAGcgggctgggctctgctctgctctgctctgctctgccctgccctgctctgctctgctctggctgcccccgccgccgccgccgcggggggccgCGCCGCTAGGCTCGTAGGCGAGGGGTGCGGGATGGTGGCCCGGCGGCGGTGAGGTGGGCGCCGCGGGGCCCTGGCTGTGGGGGCGGCGATGGCGGCGCTGCTGCGGGCCGCCCTGCTGGGCGCGGCGCTGGGCTGCGCGGCCGCGGCGCTGATCCCCGCGGCTGACGTGAAGGTGGAGGTGCTGCAGAAGCCGTTCCTCTGCCACAGGAGGACTAAGTGGGGGGACATGATGCTGGTTCACTACGAGGGCTACTTGGAGAGGGACGGCTCCATGTTTCACTCCACGTAAGTAGCTCGCCCCGGGCGGCTCGCCTTCGAGGGGAAATCGATATATCGTTCTCTGTGTATCTTTTTATGTATTTCAGTGTGGGTGATCTCTTCTGGCTGTGCTTTCCTGAATCCGAACCCCTCATAGTGGCCCGTAATCCAGCTGCGAGATAGCTCTGTGAGGGGTGTTTTGTTGAGGACGGGcgggttttaattttatttttacaattgccccttcttcccaAAACGCCCAGAACTTGCGTTTACCTGTGtgcaaggaaacaaaagcaattcaTGCATGGTCATAGCATGccctagattttattttttattgaattaaaaTAACTTAAATAACGCTGCACAAATGTGTCAGTGGGACCCGTTCCACTGCCACCTATTTTCAGAAAGTTTGGGTTGCCTTTATACTTTGACAGTTTAGGGAGCACTGACTCGTAATGCTATTTAAGATGAACGCCAACAGTAaagcttgtctcttttccttttttccagatcGAGGCTATAAAATAAACCTTatttagcttttgttttctggttaGTCTGTAAAAAGCAGAGCCATGTGGCGTTTGTTAAAAGATGGGGATGTTGCGCATCCTCTTCTGATTTGGACACGGGTATGTGATCTCAGCAGTTTAACAAGTCTTCTGCTATGCACGAATTTCTGTCTGGTTTCTAGGGGAGAAGCCTgcctctaatttaaaaaaaaaagattatatataTCCTTCCACTACTGGCAGCACAATGACAGCTTTTCATTACTGAAACAGCATATTCTTCACCTGCCCCCGACCAGACAAATCAACATACCAGAGCCACAGTAATGCAAgtaggaggaagagccagaaatTCGAGGGAGTCCTGCTGAGAGCCTGCAACGACTTGCTAATGTTGTCTTTCCTGTAAAACATCAACGAGGTGTTAATAGTGGGAGACAGCAAAATGCTCAAGTATCTGTAGGCTATGTCTGAAGTCtacttttgtggattttttttttttttttaaatccaatgTCTTGCATGTTTGTACTCTTGCAGATGATTTAAACTAAAATCTCGCTAATTTTCTCTTGTAGTTAACCTGCCTCTCTAAAAGGAGTTATAGTGACACTCTTGAGTTTTTGCTGCTGACTAACTTCTGTAAGTGCTCTGTTTTCTTGTTAAGCACCTTTGCTGCATGACTAGTAAATAGAGCTTGTAAAATTCTGCCTCTGTCAGTGGAGTGAAGGTAGTCCTGGTATACCACCTGGTTAAATTGGGAAAGGGGCTTGTCTGCCTATTTTAAACTTGAATggtttgcatgtgtttgtttctggttttccatACCGTCTGTTGtgtagttgtttggggtttttcccaaTGGCTTTTTTGGAAGAGACGTGGCTGATTCTTCTAAGCATGTTATAAGGTATATTGTAATCATGACCAAGCTGGTTTTTGATTTGCAATTTACCAAAAAATATGCATGGCCTTGATAGTAGATTTTAAAGTAGAAATGCCTTTCTAGTCTGTTCAGTTTCAGGGTGGAAATAGATGATCAGGGAAGTGAAGGTGGAGATACAGGTTGCTCAGTGTTGTCATAAACACACCACATAGCTGttctatttctttctgcttctaaTGGAACCTTGTCATGCAAGACATAAGTTTTAAAGATTTCCAAAGTCTAGGCCTTGCATTTAAGAAATGCCAAGGTGCCAAATaggggtgtttttttaattctatatCTATGCTGTGAGCATATTCCATCTGTTACACGTGCCTCTTACGGAACTTGCTGTCTAAAGACTAAGTGTTTTATTCCGTTCTTTTCCAGTCACAAGCATAACAATGGTCAACCTATGTGGTTTACACTTGGCATAAGGGAAGCTATCAAAGGCTGGGACAAAGGTTTGAAGGACATGTGTGTGGGAGAGAAGCGGAAGCTAACTATTCCACCAGCCCTTGCTtatggaaaagaagggaaaggtaAAACACCTGAAGTCCTTCCCTTACATTAATTGTTTTTAATCTCTGTATTTTACTGTTATTCTTGGCCTAAGAGTTTAGCAAGCTTTCCAGGCTGATtccattaaataagaaaaatttatGGAGCCAGGTGATCTTTTCTCacaaatttgtttttctgcagaaataacCATTAAGTGGTTGTGTGgtgaatgcaggaaaaaaacaggaattgATGGTAGCTGCTGTGCTGTATGTTCAGagtgtcttgtcttttctgttaGCGCTGTGCTCAACAgtgccctgctttttttttttcttccccctcccttctttttACAGTCAAGCTGGAAGTGGTTGCTTAGGTAACAGTTGGCTTTTTGGCTGTCGCTTCTGTGTTTGTGGCAATACTTCATGAATGTGCATGTGCAAGCCTCATTCTTGCTTGCAGGTTTCTTTTAGGACCCTAAGAAACTCCCTGTACTGCCGCCCAACCAGTTTGAAGCTGATAGATTGAAAAGTCACTGTTTATTTCTCCATACAGGGACACTTAATTGTTTCTCTCTTTTGGTTATATTTGATTTGGGAGGTGGTCCCTGTTATCCACAGTAAGATATGCAGGTACATGGGCAGTCATGTTGACACCTAATGCAAATGTGTTGAATGGTGTACAGACAGATAAAAGCATTCTTTGTAGTGTTTTCTCAACCTGACTACTACTgatggtgtttggggttttttctttcaaacattcCAGATTTCTATTTTAATGGGAGGGCCAGATCTGGAATTTGAAGTTAACTGAGTGACAGCTTGAATGATGCAGGAAGGTTACTTTTCtgctttatgggtttttttttagttaactTTTTTGGAGCAATTATTATGAATATTTTTGTCATAACAACAGTTATCACAAATGACCTAAAGTAATGCagcatttcaaagcagaaaggATAAATGTCTTGGAGCATATAGTCCTTCCTGCTACTGTCCTCTCCCATTAATCTGAGACTGTTTTAGGAATTATGAGTGTTTGCATGTCTGTATCTTCTGGCAAGTAGGGCTGAATGTAGACTAAATAGTACTCCATGCTAAGTAGTACTCTACACATACAGCATACTCCATACCCTCTTTTCTTGAAAGTatccttttaaaatgtatttttctagacGCCTTAGTTTGGGCTTCAAGAGATAGTATTAGAAGAAATCACATTTCTAGTAGAGAACAGGAAGCTTGTGGTGGTCAGTTAATTGACTGTATGCAGGGCACAACTGTAAATTTTTCCACAAAAAGATAATTAAGTGCTGCAGTGCTCACATAGTCATCACAGGCCTAATTGCCTTGATTAATATGTGAAGCACTACAGTTCTTCAAAGATTTGCAAGCCTCACCTCTGTGTTTAGTGCAAGAAGGTTGAACAAGTAAACACTAACTGCTGTAAGAAGTGACTTGCTTTAAGGAAACTTTGAAGTGTTtgaacataattatttttctattttcaaattaTGCCCTTGAAGACAGAATTATTCaattttcttcatgctttcctCTGAATGCACATAATTTCACTAGCCTCCCACCTTGCTTGCTGTCTGACTTGAATGATGagtcagaagcctttttctgtaacACTCAGAAAAATTACCTGTGTTCCAAACTCTAAGCAGGTCACCATGCCCTGTATTTCTAGAAGTTTCTGCACATTTATTTATCCCAGAAATCTACAAGCCTGTTTGTTGCTGCAGCTCAGGGTGTATTTAACACCATAGCTCCAAAATAGTAGATGTGGAttagttttttttccccttatcttCTCAAGGCAGAGGAGTATTTTTCTGGGGTGCTGCCATCcaatatagaaatatatttggTCCTGTTCAACCTCTCTATATATAAAGGACCAAAGTGATGTGCTAAAATGTCTTTGGCAGTAGCTTCAGCCATCAGCATGAAGGCATATCGCATCGCTGTAAAAGCCAATGCCTGATAAACTGAAATTCTTGAGGCGTGGTGGTTTCTGGCACTATTAGGAAATTATCAGTCTGTTCACCTGCATCAAAAATGGCATGATGTCAACACGTGCCTTTTGAGCAGGTTTATATAGTTTCTGCTGTGTGTTTGGAAATAGCTCAGTGCCTTGTGCAGCAGTCCAGAGGCAGCTATGGGATACTGACAGCATTGCTTCACTTCTGTCGTTCTCTGCAAGAAGAGTTTTTCCACTGACAGCATAGCAGGTACAAGGTGTCAGTTGACAGCAGAGAGGAATCTGGAGACTGGTGGGGTTATGGTGTATCAGAAGGACTGAACTCTCCCTTCTTGCTACCCTGTCCATCAGTCTTGGCTGTAATTTGCGGTAGCTGCCACCTGGCTGGCTGTACAGTCTCCttcaccattttccacttttatcTGGCTCTGGCCATGAAAAAAGATTCAAGAATGTTGTCTGGTAAACCTTTGATGAGGATGGCTGAATGTGAGCTCATACCAACATGTACTAGTCTCCAACAAAACTAGTTGCATCTAAAATTGCATATGTGCTGTAAGGGGTGCTCAGGGTCCAGGCTACCATCTGAAATAGTTGGTTATCACTGTTACAGATATTTATCCTTGTTAGTTCAAATTGCAGAATGCTTTGAAAGTAGTAGGATTACTGGAACATTGCTCTGATGCATACAGCTTTTGTATGGCATGAAATATGTAGTTTTTAACTTTTCTCCATGTTTACTGTTTTGGGCAGGAAAAATTCCACCTGAGAGCACACTGATTTTCAACATTGACCTTCTAGAAATTAGGAATGGACCAAGGTCTCATGAGTCATTCCAAGAGATGGATCTTAATGATGACTGGAAACTGTCCAAGCAAGAGGTGAGTGAGTTACACTTCTTGTGGACAAACCTAACAAGGTAGGATAGTGGAAAGGGAAAGATAAGCTTAACTTGACCCTGTTAGGGAAGTATCTAAACACAAGTTAGATTTTAGCTACTACTGTGCACAAAGCAATTCTGCAAGCAGAATACACACTATTTAAGAGTGCTTAAGGCAATTATTTATTGGGCAATGTACAGTATGGGTAACTAGGTCTAATGAGTTGTTAGTACAACTACTGAACTGATACCCTCATCACTCATGGTAACACTCCCAAGAAGCCATTGCTGGCCAGGTGGCTGTTAGTCATGTGGGGACGGGTGAGTCTCTGTTCTTCGCTGGAGATGACTTTCAATGTTGCTGCCTTCGATTCTCTGTTTTTTTTGCCTGTGGTGTTTTATGCCTTTTTGTGTTGGTATCTTTCCTGCTGAATGCTCTTGAACTACTATTCCTGGCTCAACAATTAAGCTCCTGTCTGTGCTTTGCCTTTCTTGTGTGGCTTCAGCTGTCATACTTTCTTACACCCTAACAAtagatttttttgatttttttttatttttttttttcttggtaaaacTAAGCCAAGGATGCACATCTATGCTGCACCATGTTGAGCCTTGGATCCCAGTGGAACTGCTGGACTGGGGGTGCCAAAGCTGCCTCAGTAAGCTGAGGCGTAGGCATGAGACCCATTGTGTGCCATGCTTATGGGAGACTTGGATGAAGTAAAACAACTTAGAAGTAAAACCAGACTTCAGGGCTTTTGAGTCAGTTACGGTTTTACTAATAAACTGGATTTAGAAATTATTCTGCTGTAGGGCAGTCCTGTTTCATAGCATTCACTGTCTGAAGGACATGTATTCAGCATTATTCACCTTCTGTTTGTCTCTTATTTTCACTATTCTGCTTTTCCAATGTGCCAAAGTTATCCATGAGAAGTTAGGATAAACCACTGAGTTCTTTTTGATTTGGGGCTGGTACAGTTTGCTAGACCCAAAAGACTAATCTTTTGTACTGTACATCAGGCAAACTGTCAGTGTGTCCAATGTCTGTGTATTAGAAATGTAAGCAATGACCCTAACAAATACCACAATGTGGAATGAATAAAACAGACCTGAAACGTAGCCCATTTATCTAGCTGTTAACAGTCTGCTGTTACAG contains the following coding sequences:
- the FKBP14 gene encoding peptidyl-prolyl cis-trans isomerase FKBP14, yielding MAALLRAALLGAALGCAAAALIPAADVKVEVLQKPFLCHRRTKWGDMMLVHYEGYLERDGSMFHSTHKHNNGQPMWFTLGIREAIKGWDKGLKDMCVGEKRKLTIPPALAYGKEGKGKIPPESTLIFNIDLLEIRNGPRSHESFQEMDLNDDWKLSKQEVKIYLKKEFEKHGAVVNDTQHDALVEDIFDKEDEDSDGFISAREFTYKHDEL